In the Chryseobacterium sp. MYb264 genome, one interval contains:
- a CDS encoding alpha/beta hydrolase-fold protein — protein MRNFKILTSILCLYSATLFSQHYKTSTTVLQGKDFPKVDEKGNAKLKVYFPEAKSVVLEGGDGMKNVQSSITKDKDGFWNISTSPIDVGFHYYWFNVDGKRTNDPNTELYFGYGQPTSGIEIPSGENFFFKKKVKHGKIVDDHLDSKITLGKRNFKVYLPPNYGKKKMPVLYLYHGTGEDITGWEKQGYIMNILDHLFDENKAKEMIVVMDYGVALNPEEEKLPDNSERTVLSAKNLEKIVMQELIPYIESKYSTNNKKAIAGLSRGSYQAMLIGLNHPEIFSAIGSFSPVIYGGDNNEPFKELSINNLLKSKQKPLFFLGIGEKEDPRFLDFNKTITDYLDQNKYPYTQYHSPQTYHEWLTWRRCLYQFAQLIFK, from the coding sequence ATGCGAAATTTTAAAATACTGACTTCCATTCTTTGCTTGTACTCAGCGACATTATTTTCTCAACATTATAAAACTTCAACAACCGTTTTGCAGGGAAAAGATTTTCCTAAAGTTGACGAAAAGGGAAATGCGAAGCTAAAGGTTTATTTTCCTGAAGCAAAATCTGTTGTTTTGGAAGGCGGAGACGGAATGAAAAATGTACAATCTTCCATTACAAAAGATAAAGACGGATTTTGGAATATTTCCACTTCACCTATTGATGTCGGTTTTCATTATTATTGGTTTAATGTAGATGGAAAACGCACGAATGATCCCAACACAGAACTTTATTTTGGATACGGGCAGCCGACAAGCGGAATTGAAATTCCGTCGGGAGAAAATTTCTTCTTTAAAAAGAAAGTGAAGCATGGAAAGATTGTTGATGATCATTTAGATTCAAAGATCACGTTAGGAAAAAGAAATTTTAAAGTTTATCTTCCACCCAATTACGGAAAGAAGAAAATGCCTGTTTTATACCTGTATCATGGGACCGGAGAAGATATTACGGGTTGGGAAAAGCAAGGCTATATTATGAATATTCTCGACCATCTTTTTGATGAAAATAAGGCTAAAGAAATGATCGTCGTCATGGATTACGGCGTAGCATTGAATCCTGAAGAAGAAAAATTACCGGATAATTCTGAAAGAACTGTGCTTTCCGCTAAAAATCTGGAGAAAATCGTAATGCAGGAACTGATTCCTTATATCGAAAGTAAATATTCTACCAATAATAAAAAAGCGATTGCCGGACTGTCCCGTGGAAGTTATCAGGCGATGCTGATCGGTTTAAATCATCCTGAAATATTCTCCGCGATTGGTTCGTTCAGTCCTGTGATTTATGGAGGCGACAATAATGAACCTTTTAAAGAACTTTCTATTAATAATTTACTAAAATCAAAACAAAAACCTCTGTTTTTTCTGGGAATCGGTGAAAAAGAAGATCCAAGGTTTTTAGATTTTAATAAAACAATTACCGATTATCTTGATCAGAATAAATATCCATACACTCAGTATCATTCGCCACAAACCTATCATGAATGGCTGACTTGGAGGAGATGTCTTTATCAGTTTGCACAGCTTATTTTTAAATAA
- a CDS encoding RnfABCDGE type electron transport complex subunit D, giving the protein MNLNPYIKPKFGSTFFVMLDVIIALLPMVVMSWFAFGMKALAVTAVSVAVCLVTDIVFSAVVLKRIQLSFDLSAVITGLLLAFTISPVTPLYVVAFGAVMAIIFGKIVWGGTGKNKFNPALVGRELMTVFFASVMTSSSIWNTKNFININSSTFFSSLGLDSDSSYLESLLYKTSGAIGEYSAVCIALGGLYLLLRKRISWHIPSSVFFVFILLSWIINYEGDFKFSVSGLLLGAIFMATDMPSSPINMKGKIFYGSMIGCIAFAFILGGISNEYMSYSILLLNGFSPKINELFKPTAWGNKTEYRPFIENISKLILMILVFAFAIISLYHYQMIKYVVYLYIIFTVLKFNYSFSKKINSPI; this is encoded by the coding sequence CTTTTTTCGTAATGCTCGATGTGATTATCGCTTTGTTGCCGATGGTCGTGATGTCATGGTTTGCTTTTGGAATGAAAGCTTTAGCGGTGACTGCTGTTTCGGTGGCGGTTTGCTTAGTTACAGATATTGTATTTTCGGCTGTTGTATTAAAGAGAATCCAACTTTCTTTTGATCTGAGTGCAGTGATTACAGGTTTGCTGCTGGCTTTTACCATTTCTCCCGTTACACCGCTGTATGTTGTGGCTTTTGGAGCAGTTATGGCGATCATTTTTGGGAAAATCGTCTGGGGCGGAACGGGGAAGAATAAATTTAATCCTGCCTTGGTGGGTCGGGAACTGATGACGGTATTTTTTGCTTCAGTTATGACTTCTTCATCGATTTGGAATACGAAGAATTTTATTAATATCAATTCCTCAACTTTTTTTTCCTCTTTAGGTTTAGATAGCGATTCTTCTTACTTGGAAAGTCTACTCTATAAAACTTCGGGTGCCATTGGAGAATATTCGGCGGTTTGCATCGCACTTGGCGGCTTGTATCTGCTGTTGCGCAAAAGGATTTCATGGCATATTCCTTCATCGGTTTTCTTTGTTTTTATTCTGTTATCATGGATTATTAATTATGAAGGGGACTTCAAATTTTCAGTTTCAGGATTGCTGCTCGGAGCGATTTTTATGGCGACGGATATGCCTTCCAGTCCGATAAATATGAAAGGGAAAATCTTCTACGGAAGTATGATCGGATGTATCGCTTTTGCCTTTATTCTGGGCGGAATCAGCAATGAATATATGTCATATTCTATTTTATTATTGAATGGTTTTTCACCTAAAATCAATGAACTTTTTAAGCCAACCGCATGGGGCAACAAAACAGAATACCGCCCATTTATCGAAAATATATCCAAACTGATTTTGATGATTCTGGTTTTTGCTTTTGCCATCATTTCATTATACCATTATCAAATGATTAAGTATGTGGTATACCTGTATATTATCTTCACTGTATTGAAGTTTAATTATTCATTTAGCAAAAAAATAAACAGTCCTATTTAA
- a CDS encoding serine hydrolase domain-containing protein, translating into MTTKITLLCIFISSFFFSQKIDAEKLNNYFTSIEAKNLGIGSLSIFKNGQEVYTKNFGQKNIPGLYFNSNTKYQIGSVTKMITATLIFKLIEEKKLRLEDKLSEFYPKIPNSDKITIKNMLEHTSGLGSYVVKEGEVWVTEKVSDKEIMDLIIQQGSRFEPGEQVAYSNTAYYLLTKILEKKRQKPFHTLIETEISAPLGLKNLASVQLHPKNIFLPYIYENNSWNLLKKDINFFNVIGVGDIASTPYDLNIFMTNLFHNKILKKSSLEQMIPISGKESWGRGIAVWDFDGIIYYGHGGDTLGSHALLIYNKEADISIAYTTNGERIKKEDFIKNIVNLLYDKPFTLPEIK; encoded by the coding sequence ATGACAACTAAAATTACTTTGCTGTGTATATTTATTTCCAGCTTTTTCTTTTCCCAAAAGATTGATGCTGAAAAATTAAATAATTATTTTACCTCTATTGAAGCTAAAAATCTGGGAATCGGAAGTTTATCCATCTTCAAAAATGGTCAAGAAGTATACACAAAGAATTTTGGACAAAAAAATATCCCCGGATTATACTTTAACAGCAATACGAAATATCAGATAGGTTCTGTCACCAAAATGATTACTGCAACCTTGATCTTTAAGCTTATCGAAGAAAAAAAGTTACGCTTAGAAGACAAACTTTCAGAATTTTATCCTAAAATTCCCAATTCCGACAAAATAACCATCAAAAATATGTTGGAGCATACCAGCGGATTGGGTAGCTACGTGGTAAAAGAAGGAGAAGTTTGGGTTACAGAAAAAGTAAGCGACAAGGAAATTATGGATTTAATTATCCAGCAGGGAAGCCGTTTTGAACCGGGTGAACAAGTGGCTTATTCTAATACAGCGTATTATTTATTGACAAAAATTTTAGAAAAGAAACGTCAAAAACCCTTTCATACACTTATAGAAACTGAAATATCTGCGCCACTCGGATTAAAAAATTTAGCTTCAGTACAATTGCATCCTAAAAATATATTCCTGCCTTATATTTATGAAAATAATTCATGGAATCTTCTAAAAAAAGATATTAATTTCTTTAATGTAATTGGTGTGGGAGACATCGCTTCGACGCCTTATGATCTTAACATTTTTATGACCAACTTATTTCATAACAAGATTCTAAAAAAATCATCATTAGAGCAGATGATCCCTATTTCAGGAAAAGAAAGTTGGGGAAGAGGTATTGCCGTTTGGGATTTTGACGGCATCATCTATTACGGACACGGAGGCGATACGTTGGGCTCCCATGCCCTTCTTATTTACAACAAAGAGGCAGATATTTCAATTGCTTATACCACAAACGGCGAAAGAATAAAGAAAGAAGATTTTATTAAAAATATTGTTAACTTATTATATGACAAACCCTTTACACTTCCTGAAATTAAATAA
- a CDS encoding putative quinol monooxygenase, producing MQTLKIVARFVVTNETKEDVKASILKCAESSRKEEGNNYYDLTEEVQNPNVLVILEEWKSQEAIDFHNSTPHFKELISSISGKAEVSIDVLKTINL from the coding sequence ATGCAGACCCTAAAAATCGTTGCCCGCTTTGTGGTAACCAATGAAACGAAAGAGGACGTAAAAGCAAGTATATTAAAATGCGCTGAAAGTTCCCGAAAAGAAGAAGGAAATAATTATTATGATCTTACGGAGGAGGTTCAGAATCCGAATGTACTGGTGATCCTTGAAGAATGGAAGTCTCAGGAGGCGATTGATTTTCATAATTCAACGCCACATTTTAAGGAACTGATCAGCAGTATTTCAGGAAAAGCAGAAGTTTCCATTGATGTTTTAAAAACAATTAATCTTTAA
- a CDS encoding response regulator transcription factor yields the protein MEKSKILYAEDDQTIAFLIQDSLENYYQINHYSDGRSALEAFGRQSFDICLLDIMMPEINGFEVAKQIRSKNSEVPIIFISAKTLKEDRIKGLKIGADDYIVKPFSIEELVLKIEVFLKRSKKTESFPSTYKVSKYDFDPKNYTLKDHQNTITLTQRESDLLLYFIKHKNTVLKRQDILKAIWGDDDYFMGRSLDVFISRLRKVFANEDNVLIENLHGIGFRFSEV from the coding sequence ATGGAAAAATCTAAAATTTTATACGCCGAAGATGATCAAACGATTGCTTTTCTTATTCAGGACAGCCTGGAAAACTACTATCAAATCAATCATTATTCGGATGGAAGATCTGCCCTGGAAGCATTTGGCAGACAAAGTTTTGATATTTGTCTGCTGGATATTATGATGCCAGAAATCAACGGTTTTGAAGTCGCCAAACAAATCCGCAGCAAAAATTCTGAAGTTCCTATTATTTTTATTTCAGCAAAAACATTGAAGGAAGACCGGATAAAAGGACTGAAAATTGGAGCTGATGATTATATTGTAAAACCATTCAGCATTGAAGAACTGGTTTTAAAAATTGAAGTTTTTCTAAAAAGATCTAAAAAAACGGAATCTTTTCCTTCCACTTATAAGGTTTCAAAATATGATTTTGATCCAAAAAATTACACCTTAAAAGATCATCAAAATACCATAACGCTTACCCAAAGAGAATCTGACCTTCTTCTATATTTCATCAAACATAAAAATACCGTCTTGAAAAGACAGGATATTTTGAAAGCAATTTGGGGTGATGATGATTATTTTATGGGAAGAAGTCTGGATGTTTTTATTTCTAGATTACGCAAGGTATTTGCGAATGAAGACAATGTGTTGATTGAAAATCTACATGGGATAGGTTTTCGTTTTTCTGAGGTTTAA
- a CDS encoding sensor histidine kinase: MDYTSKRNIKKEIGYQAVFWISLLIFGLARNYGEHEQPNFKEIFYYDLCHWIFQIISANFIYFVLIRKYFDHRKYLHFSFFFLISNYFLGIFNRIFIVYLAEPLFVNYPQDNFISIFIDVKYLLFHYIFPILSGSFIFISIMYVFRYQNEKQTAIQLQKEKTELELKALKSQLHPHFLFNTLNNIYSLSIIDPSKTSQSIERLSDILDYTLYKGQKRLVAITEEMKMIHDYIELEKLRYDNRLKINVLENLSFPAYIPPLLYLSLVENAFKHGAQKTSGEIEINISIDTKTDVVIFKVENSKFTKQDHEKSRIGLENVKKQLELYYKNNYSLAINEKEDKFSIEIITPRNED, encoded by the coding sequence GTGGATTATACATCAAAGAGGAATATCAAAAAAGAAATTGGTTATCAGGCAGTATTTTGGATATCATTGCTGATTTTTGGACTTGCCCGAAATTATGGTGAACATGAGCAGCCCAATTTTAAAGAAATCTTTTATTACGACCTTTGTCACTGGATTTTTCAGATTATTAGCGCAAATTTTATCTACTTTGTATTGATCCGAAAATATTTTGATCACAGAAAATACCTACATTTTTCATTCTTCTTTCTGATAAGTAATTATTTTTTAGGGATTTTCAACAGAATTTTCATTGTTTATCTGGCGGAACCTTTGTTTGTAAATTATCCACAAGACAACTTTATTTCAATTTTTATAGACGTGAAATATCTTTTGTTTCATTATATTTTTCCTATTCTTTCGGGTTCGTTTATTTTTATTTCGATCATGTATGTTTTTCGGTATCAGAATGAAAAGCAAACTGCAATTCAGCTTCAAAAAGAAAAAACGGAGTTGGAATTGAAGGCATTAAAGTCTCAGCTACACCCACATTTCCTATTCAATACGCTGAATAATATTTACTCACTATCGATCATTGATCCTTCAAAAACCTCACAATCTATCGAGCGACTTTCAGATATTTTAGATTATACGCTGTATAAAGGGCAGAAAAGGCTGGTTGCCATTACCGAAGAGATGAAAATGATCCACGATTATATTGAGCTTGAGAAATTACGTTATGATAATCGTTTAAAAATAAATGTCTTGGAAAATTTGAGTTTTCCGGCATATATTCCGCCTTTATTGTATCTTTCTTTAGTTGAAAATGCTTTTAAACACGGAGCCCAAAAGACAAGTGGAGAGATTGAGATTAATATTTCGATAGACACGAAAACGGATGTTGTTATTTTTAAAGTTGAAAACTCAAAATTTACTAAACAAGATCATGAAAAATCCAGAATTGGATTAGAAAATGTGAAAAAACAACTCGAATTATATTATAAAAATAACTATTCTTTAGCCATCAACGAAAAAGAAGATAAGTTTAGCATTGAAATTATAACTCCACGAAATGAAGATTAA
- a CDS encoding YciI family protein has translation MLFIVRCQDNENKLSIREKYTEEHKKFLEAYKDHILVPGSLRLEVDGAAQGSIWIVDAETKEQVREICNRDPFFINGLRKSVDIFIWNKVFPETKTLI, from the coding sequence ATGTTATTTATTGTCAGATGCCAGGATAATGAAAATAAATTATCGATAAGGGAAAAATATACGGAAGAGCATAAAAAGTTTCTTGAAGCGTATAAAGACCATATTTTGGTTCCCGGAAGCTTACGTTTAGAGGTGGATGGTGCTGCCCAAGGTTCCATCTGGATTGTAGATGCAGAAACGAAAGAGCAGGTAAGGGAGATATGTAATCGGGATCCTTTTTTCATCAATGGATTAAGAAAATCTGTAGATATTTTCATCTGGAATAAAGTATTTCCTGAAACAAAGACATTGATTTAA
- a CDS encoding LytR/AlgR family response regulator transcription factor gives MKIKCIIIDDEPLAVKLLENHISKISELQLVATGTNAMEAYKILQTQQVDLLFLDIQMPNLNGIDFLKSLKSKPQTIFTTAFRDYALEGFELEAVDYLLKPITFQRFFQSVDRVLRNKAKDHEEDFVIVKVNGFNRKIKLDEIIYFESQGNDIRIILGDENFLASKISIAELADRLQNKGFVRIHRSFIINSKWVSAINNNEILLEQFTIPVGRSYKNEFDRFVKIFLEKRLF, from the coding sequence ATGAAGATTAAATGTATTATTATAGATGATGAACCGCTGGCCGTAAAATTGCTTGAAAATCACATTTCTAAGATCAGCGAATTGCAACTTGTGGCTACCGGAACCAATGCTATGGAGGCTTATAAAATTCTGCAAACTCAGCAGGTAGATTTGTTGTTTTTAGATATTCAGATGCCAAATTTAAATGGAATAGATTTTTTGAAATCATTGAAGAGTAAGCCTCAGACCATATTTACCACCGCATTTCGGGATTATGCTTTGGAAGGTTTTGAATTGGAAGCTGTTGATTATTTGCTAAAACCGATCACTTTTCAGCGATTTTTCCAATCGGTTGATCGGGTTCTCAGAAACAAGGCAAAAGATCATGAAGAAGATTTTGTTATTGTTAAAGTGAATGGTTTTAACCGAAAAATAAAACTTGACGAAATTATTTATTTTGAAAGTCAGGGTAATGATATTAGAATTATTTTGGGTGATGAAAATTTTCTGGCTTCAAAAATATCCATTGCGGAGTTGGCTGATCGTTTACAAAATAAAGGTTTTGTGAGAATTCATCGTTCATTTATCATCAATTCAAAATGGGTAAGCGCGATCAATAATAACGAAATTTTATTAGAACAATTTACAATTCCCGTAGGAAGAAGTTATAAAAATGAGTTTGATCGTTTTGTGAAAATTTTTCTTGAAAAAAGGTTGTTTTAA
- a CDS encoding helix-turn-helix domain-containing protein, with protein sequence MNEIVYFNSVSDYNTSCGIETLHPLVSILDLSKCPPRKWEAGTKVKMNFGIYAVFLKDVVCGDIRYGRDYYDYQEGTLVFVGPGQAWDIAYEVSNYQPKGHVLIFHPDLIHGTSLGKNIHDYGFFSYKMNEALHLSNKERQIILDCFDNIQFELEQTIDKHSKKLIAANIELFLNYCERFYDRQFLTRETPNRSILERFEKLLQDYFISDRPQNIGLPSVGYCADALNLSSNYFGDLIKKETGVSPQEYIQTNVINLAKERIFDINKSISQIGYELGFKYPQHFTRLFKQKVGVSPMEYRNSN encoded by the coding sequence ATGAATGAGATCGTCTATTTTAATTCAGTAAGTGATTATAACACTTCATGCGGAATCGAAACTTTACATCCTTTGGTAAGCATATTGGATCTATCTAAATGCCCACCCAGAAAATGGGAAGCAGGAACGAAGGTGAAAATGAATTTCGGAATTTATGCTGTATTTCTGAAAGATGTGGTATGTGGAGATATTCGTTATGGTCGGGATTATTACGATTATCAGGAAGGAACATTGGTTTTTGTAGGTCCCGGACAGGCTTGGGATATAGCCTACGAAGTGTCTAATTATCAACCTAAAGGGCATGTTCTTATTTTTCATCCGGATCTGATTCACGGTACTTCTTTAGGAAAAAATATTCACGATTATGGCTTTTTCTCTTATAAAATGAATGAAGCTCTTCATCTTTCCAATAAAGAAAGACAGATTATTTTGGATTGCTTTGATAATATTCAGTTTGAACTTGAACAAACCATTGATAAGCACAGCAAAAAACTGATTGCCGCCAATATTGAACTGTTCCTGAATTATTGCGAACGCTTTTACGACCGGCAATTCCTTACCCGTGAAACGCCTAACAGAAGCATTTTAGAACGATTTGAAAAGCTCTTGCAAGATTATTTCATTTCAGACCGCCCGCAAAACATTGGGTTGCCATCGGTTGGATATTGTGCTGATGCTCTGAATCTTTCCTCCAATTATTTCGGTGATCTGATCAAAAAAGAAACCGGCGTTTCTCCTCAGGAATATATCCAGACGAACGTTATTAATTTAGCAAAAGAAAGAATCTTCGACATCAATAAATCGATCAGCCAGATTGGTTATGAGCTCGGGTTTAAATATCCTCAGCATTTTACACGTCTGTTCAAGCAAAAAGTTGGCGTATCGCCTATGGAATATAGAAATTCTAATTAA
- a CDS encoding acyltransferase family protein: MEKDKFYGLDHLRALAIILILLYHYRMFKHPEWIDTIGWIGWTGVDLFFVLSGFLISNQLFREIKEHQNIDLKTFFIKRFFRIIPPYFFTLMLYFCFPIFREREALPSVWKFISFTQNYGLNVIEKGTFSHAWSLCIEEQFYLLLPVLLLIFIKIKRIYYLPFGTLLLIGISISLRYFSWNEYIVPNLETSDFWKEWYMKIYYPTYTRFDGLAIGVLIGYFYQFNLKFKAIINKNGNYFLALGILLITFSLWFCRDQYSEKASVLGFTFVAISYGILLLGAISTSSFLGRKRNYFTSQLAILSYSIYLSHKGIIHLIQLFLEKNNINSSTTLTVTICFCLCIIVSIFYRFVIEKPSARIKNILIDKN; the protein is encoded by the coding sequence ATGGAAAAAGACAAATTCTACGGACTCGATCATTTACGCGCGTTGGCAATTATCCTGATACTTTTATATCATTACAGAATGTTCAAGCATCCTGAATGGATCGATACAATAGGCTGGATCGGCTGGACGGGTGTGGATTTATTTTTTGTTTTGAGTGGTTTTTTGATTTCAAATCAATTATTCAGAGAAATAAAAGAACATCAAAATATAGATTTAAAAACATTTTTCATCAAGCGGTTTTTCAGAATTATTCCGCCCTATTTCTTTACGTTGATGCTCTATTTTTGCTTTCCCATTTTCAGAGAAAGAGAAGCGCTGCCTTCGGTTTGGAAATTTATTTCTTTTACTCAAAATTACGGATTGAACGTGATTGAAAAAGGAACTTTTTCACATGCATGGTCGCTTTGTATTGAAGAACAGTTTTATCTTCTGCTTCCTGTTTTACTTTTGATTTTCATTAAAATAAAACGGATTTATTATCTGCCTTTCGGAACTTTGCTTTTGATTGGAATTTCAATTTCATTACGGTATTTTTCATGGAACGAATATATAGTTCCCAATCTCGAAACCTCTGATTTCTGGAAAGAATGGTATATGAAAATTTATTATCCAACCTATACCCGATTTGATGGTTTAGCCATTGGAGTGCTTATTGGTTATTTTTATCAGTTTAATTTAAAATTTAAAGCAATTATCAATAAAAACGGAAATTACTTTTTAGCCTTAGGAATATTATTAATTACTTTTTCACTGTGGTTTTGCAGAGATCAATATTCAGAAAAAGCATCTGTTTTGGGATTTACTTTTGTTGCCATCAGTTATGGAATTTTATTATTGGGAGCCATTTCAACATCCTCTTTTTTAGGTAGAAAAAGAAATTATTTCACCTCACAACTCGCCATCCTTTCCTATTCAATTTACCTTTCTCATAAAGGAATAATTCATCTTATTCAATTATTTTTAGAGAAAAACAATATTAACTCTTCCACTACTTTAACAGTCACGATTTGCTTTTGTTTATGCATCATTGTGAGTATTTTCTACCGATTTGTGATTGAGAAACCTTCGGCAAGAATTAAAAACATACTAATTGATAAAAATTAA
- a CDS encoding PPC domain-containing DNA-binding protein, with amino-acid sequence MFIKKILTIIITAIMVQVQAQSFLEGKGWTARKVESTYILSIKDKTSILDALTDFVKTQKIQAGQITGIGAVNEATLRFFNPETKKFVDKTFKEQMEVTNLTGNISEIAGEPLLHLHITLGKSDYTALAGHLLDAKIRGAGEIYINTIDSKISKTKNEEVGLNFYDFKQ; translated from the coding sequence ATGTTCATCAAGAAAATTTTAACAATTATAATTACAGCAATCATGGTACAGGTACAAGCACAGTCCTTTTTAGAAGGAAAAGGGTGGACAGCCAGAAAAGTAGAATCAACCTATATTCTCAGCATTAAAGATAAGACAAGTATTCTGGATGCGCTGACAGATTTTGTAAAGACTCAGAAAATTCAGGCGGGACAAATTACTGGTATTGGTGCTGTAAATGAAGCTACGTTGAGGTTTTTTAATCCCGAAACAAAAAAATTTGTAGATAAAACCTTTAAAGAACAGATGGAAGTCACGAATTTAACGGGAAATATTTCTGAGATCGCGGGTGAGCCTCTTCTCCATTTGCATATTACCTTAGGTAAAAGCGATTATACAGCTTTAGCAGGGCATTTGCTGGATGCGAAAATTCGTGGTGCAGGAGAGATTTATATCAATACGATTGACAGTAAAATCAGTAAAACTAAAAATGAAGAAGTGGGACTTAATTTTTATGATTTTAAGCAATAA
- a CDS encoding nitroreductase family protein, producing the protein MKKLLLSGFILVSLLSCKDNEAPKTYYTGSATQAILDNMLTRRSIRKYTDQQVSQEQIDTIMKSAIFAPSALNKQPWEIRVIQNPKILAEINQRFLNFAEGKEMQGSAAKYKEPGFSIFHHAPTLIVMAIDKSNPTAKLDAGISLQNILLSAHALNLGTCPLGSLVTALNLPENQDLLKLLNIPEGYEVGINIALGYPAENPKAPIRYSEKVKIIK; encoded by the coding sequence ATGAAAAAACTATTATTATCAGGTTTTATCCTGGTGAGCTTACTTTCATGTAAGGATAACGAAGCCCCGAAAACGTATTACACGGGATCTGCGACACAGGCCATTCTCGATAATATGCTCACGAGAAGATCGATCAGAAAATACACCGATCAGCAAGTGTCTCAAGAGCAGATCGATACGATTATGAAAAGTGCGATTTTTGCGCCGAGTGCTTTAAACAAGCAACCTTGGGAAATCCGAGTGATTCAGAATCCTAAGATTTTGGCAGAAATCAACCAGCGTTTTCTGAATTTTGCAGAAGGGAAAGAGATGCAGGGAAGTGCGGCTAAATATAAAGAACCTGGATTCAGTATTTTTCATCATGCGCCAACTTTAATCGTGATGGCAATTGATAAATCTAATCCAACCGCAAAGCTGGATGCAGGAATTTCTCTACAAAATATTCTTTTAAGTGCCCACGCGCTCAATTTAGGAACCTGTCCGTTGGGGTCTTTGGTCACGGCTTTAAATCTTCCGGAAAATCAGGATTTATTGAAATTATTAAATATTCCTGAAGGCTATGAAGTGGGAATTAATATCGCATTAGGCTATCCTGCCGAAAATCCTAAAGCACCGATTCGCTATTCCGAAAAGGTGAAAATTATAAAATAA
- a CDS encoding LysR family transcriptional regulator — MELRQLRYMVKVAETMNFTNASKQLFISQSTLSQQIMQLEAELNTLLFHRNGKHISLSEEGKVFYHYAKDCIQKSKDAVAALHDLKQLNSGELRIGVTFAFRSFIENVIINFHQTYPHIKIIVHFGSSNDMLDKLKNDQIDTLITFDMQPDENIFHSQYLFTSSTCFISAKENPVAQKKSISLKELSQYGLIVQNTDFNTWNFLQSITNEQGIDLKIIMEVNDNPTQIELIKKNIGYGIMADVTIKNEENLVGIPISGKKMNRKVSLITLKNIYLSKKVELFYEMLISG; from the coding sequence ATGGAACTCAGACAACTACGGTATATGGTAAAAGTGGCAGAGACCATGAACTTCACCAATGCTTCGAAACAGCTTTTCATTTCTCAGAGCACGCTATCCCAACAGATCATGCAGCTGGAGGCAGAACTGAATACTTTGTTGTTTCATCGTAACGGAAAACATATTTCTCTTTCCGAGGAAGGCAAAGTTTTTTACCATTACGCCAAAGACTGTATTCAAAAATCTAAAGATGCGGTCGCAGCATTACACGATCTTAAGCAGCTCAACAGCGGCGAACTCCGCATTGGGGTTACATTTGCTTTTCGGTCTTTCATAGAAAATGTGATCATTAATTTTCATCAAACATATCCTCATATCAAGATCATTGTTCATTTTGGTTCATCTAATGATATGCTTGATAAACTTAAAAATGATCAAATCGATACATTAATCACATTTGATATGCAGCCTGATGAAAATATATTTCATTCACAGTATTTATTTACCTCATCTACCTGTTTTATCAGCGCTAAGGAAAATCCTGTTGCCCAAAAGAAAAGTATTTCCCTGAAGGAATTGAGCCAATATGGATTAATTGTTCAGAATACAGATTTCAATACCTGGAATTTCCTCCAGTCTATCACCAATGAGCAGGGAATTGATCTGAAAATCATTATGGAAGTTAATGACAATCCCACTCAAATTGAATTAATTAAAAAGAATATTGGATATGGAATAATGGCAGATGTCACCATTAAAAATGAAGAAAATTTAGTGGGAATCCCTATTTCAGGCAAGAAAATGAACAGAAAAGTCTCCCTAATCACCTTAAAAAATATTTATTTATCGAAAAAAGTAGAACTTTTTTATGAGATGCTGATTTCCGGTTAA